A genomic window from Vitis riparia cultivar Riparia Gloire de Montpellier isolate 1030 chromosome 18, EGFV_Vit.rip_1.0, whole genome shotgun sequence includes:
- the LOC117905747 gene encoding disease resistance protein RML1A-like → SSSSSPSLASSTSSLASSISSSSDWKYAVFLSFRGEDTRNNFTGHLYKALDQKGIETFMDDKKLRTGEEISPTLVTAIQRSRCSIIVLSENYASSKWCLEELVMILECKRTKNLKVVPIFYNVDPSHVRNQTGSFGEALAKHEENLKIKVEKVQKWREALTQVANLSGLHSVKNKPEAQLIEEIIADISKDLYSVPLKDAPNLVGVDSCIRELESLLCLPSMDVRMVGIWGMGGIGKTTLARAIYEQISGEFEGCCFLPNVEYLASKGDDYLRKELLSRVLRDKNIDVTITSVKARFHSKKVLIVIDNVNHRSILKTLVGELDWFGRQSRIIITTRDKHVLTMHGVDVIYEVQKLQDDKAIELFNHHAFINHPPTEDVMELSQRVIACAQGLPLALEVLGSSLCKKSIDEWECALNKLEKIPDMEIRKVLQTSFDELDDDQKNIFLDIAIFFNEGEEDFTTEILNSFGFSAIGGIRTLIDKSLIRNLDDELHMHDLLIEMGKEIVRQTSPKEPGKRTRLWEQQDICHVLEKNMGTDEVEVIDLNLSGLKEICFTTEAFGNMSKLRLLAIHESSLSDDSECSSRLMQCQVHISDDFKFHYDELRLLMWEEYPLKSLPSDFKSQNLVFLSMTKSHLTRLWEGNRVFKNLKYIDLSDSKYLVETPDFSRVTNLKILNFEGCTQLRKIHSSLGDLDKLIGLSFKNCINLEHFPGLDQLVSLEVLNLSGCSKLEKFPVISQPMPCLSKLCFDGTAITELPSSIAYATKLVLLDLQNCKKLLSLPSSICKLAHLETLSLSGCSRLGKPQVNSDNLDALPRILDQLSHLRELQLQDCRSLRALPPLPSSMELINASDNCTSLEYISPQSVFLCFGGSIFGNCFQLTKYQSKMGPHLRRMATHFDQDRWKSAYDQQYPNVQVPFSTVFPGSTIPDWFMHYSKGHEVDIDVDPDWYDSSFLGFALSAVIAPKDGSITRGWSTYCNLDLHDLNSESESESSWVCSFTDARTCQLEDTTINSDHLWLAYVPSFLGFNDKKWSRIKFSFSTGRKSCIVKHWGVCPLYIEGSSDDNYNRDGDYSSGRCCLNEGLGVQTSNDNDIDDEGDACGSVLDDLREWGLEDIIIRRSLEDDQPSGQVYEDANGTHAWNQERPRMQPNPLIAQTSYAQYTHERNPAKSVLDYRYESTFEDGIVRMRSLLEEYPGVLGFSPTDSHSWDQARLGRQPNPPISNSETGFWICITIFSFFFLAHIFHSASFRISPLLGVLLLLFIFSRL, encoded by the exons tcttcttcttcttctccttcactGGCTTCTTCTACATCTTCACTGGcttcttcaatttcttcttcttctgattGGAAGTATGCTGTGTTTCTCAGCTTTAGAGGAGAGGATACTCGCAATAATTTTACTGGCCATCTCTATAAAGCTTTGGACCAAAAAGGAATTGAAACCTTTATGGATGATAAGAAGCTTAGAACAGGTGAAGAGATATCTCCCACACTTGTTACAGCAATCCAAAGATCAAGGTGCTCTATCATTGTTCTGTCAGAAAATTATGCATCTTCCAAGTGGTGTCTAGAGGAACTTGTGATGATACTAGAGTGCAAAAGAACCAAAAATCTGAAGGTTGTGCCTATCTTCTACAATGTGGATCCATCACATGTTCGGAACCAGACCGGAAGTTTTGGGGAAGCCCTGGCTAAACATGAAGAGAATTTGAAGATCAAGGTGGAGAAGGTGCAGAAGTGGAGGGAGGCTCTAACTCAAGTTGCCAATTTATCTGGCTTGCATTCCGTGAAGAACAA GCCTGAGGCTCAACTTATTGAGGAAATCATTGCAGATATTTCCAAAGATTTATATTCTGTACCTTTGAAAGATGCCCCAAACCTAGTGGGAGTGGATTCTTGTATAAGGGAACTGGAATCGTTATTATGTCTTCCGTCAATGGATGTTCGTATGGTAGGAATTTGGGGTATGGGTGGCATCGGTAAGACCACCCTTGCTAGAGCTATTTATGAACAAATTTCTGGCGAATTTGAAGGTTGTTGCTTTCTTCCCAATGTAGAATATTTGGCAAGTAAAGGTGATGACTATTTAAGAAAAGAACTTCTTTCAAGGGTACTAAGGGATAAAAACATAGATGTGACAATCACTTCAGTGAAGGCAAGATTTCACTCAAAAAAGGTCCTTATTGTTATCGATAATGTGAACCACCGGTCAATATTGAAAACTTTAGTAGGAGAACTTGATTGGTTTGGGCGACAAAGTAGAATCATTATAACAACCAGGGATAAACATGTTCTAACCATGCATGGAGTGGATGTTATTTATGAAGTCCAGAAATTACAAGATGATAAAGCCATTGAGCTCTTTAATCATCATGCCTTTATAAACCACCCCCCTACAGAAGATGTTATGGAGCTCTCTCAGCGTGTAATAGCTTGTGCTCAAGGTCTTCCATTGGCTCTTGAAGTTTTAGGAAGTTCTTTATGCAAGAAAAGCATAGATGAATGGGAATGTGCACTGAATAAACTAGAAAAAATCCCTGACATGGAAATTCGCAAAGTGCTTCAAACAAGTTTTGATGAGTTAGATGATGAccaaaagaatatatttttggatattgccattttttttaatgagggGGAAGAAGATTTTACAACAGAAATACTCAATAGTTTTGGTTTTTCTGCAATCGGTGGAATAAGAACCCTCATTGATAAGTCACTAATAAGAAATTTGGATGATGAGTTACATATGCATGATCTACTAATAGAAATGGGTAAAGAAATTGTTCGTCAAACTTCTCCTAAAGAGCCTGGTAAACGTACTAGATTATGGGAGCAACAAGATATCTGTCATGTACTGGAAAAAAATATG GGAACTGATGAAGTGGAAGTCATAGACTTGAACTTGTCTGGCTTAAAGGAAATATGTTTTACCACTGAAGCCTTTGGCAATATGAGCAAACTTAGATTGCTCGCGATCCATGAATCTAGCCTCTCCGACGACTCTGAATGTAGCTCCAGGCTGATGCAATGTCAAGTACACATTTCTGATGACTTCAAATTTCATTATGATGAGTTGAGGCTCCTAATGTGGGAAGAATATCCTCTGAAATCATTGCCATCTGATTTTAAGTCCCAGAATCTTGTGTTCCTCTCCATGACTAAAAGCCACCTTACTCGGCTGTGGGAAGGAAACAGG gtttttaaaaacttaaaatatattgaTCTTAGTGACTCTAAATACCTAGTAGAAACTCCGGATTTCTCAAGGGTCACCAATCTTAAAATCTTGAATTTTGAAGGTTGTACACAGTTGCGTAAAATTCACTCGTCTCTTGGAGATTTGGACAAACTCATTGGCTTGAGTTTCAAAAACTGCATAAACCTTGAGCATTTTCCAGGCCTGGATCAGTTGGTATCCCTTGAAGTTCTCAATCTCTCTGGTTGCTCAAAGCTAGAGAAGTTTCCGGTTATCTCACAGCCCATGCCATGCTTATCCAAGCTCTGTTTTGATGGGACTGCTATAACAGAACTCCCCTCGTCAATTGCTTATGCCACCAAGCTTGTTCTGCTGGATTTACAAAATTGCAAAAAGCTCCTGAGTCTTCCAAGCAGCATTTGTAAATTGGCACATCTTGAGACCCTTTCTCTTTCCGGCTGCTCAAGGCTTGGAAAACCTCAAGTGAACTCAGACAACTTGGATGCTTTGCCAAGGATCTTGGATCAACTTTCTCATCTACGGGAGCTTCAGTTGCAAGATTGCAGGAGCCTTCGAGCATTGCCACCACTTCCATCAAGTATGGAACTTATAAATGCAAGTGATAATTGCACATCACTTGAGTACATCTCCCCTCAATCAGTTTTCCTATGTTTTGGAGGCTCTATATTTGGTAATTGCTTCCAACTGACCAAGTATCAAAGTAAGATGGGGCCTCATTTACGGAGAATGGCAACCCATTTTGACCAAGATAGATGGAAGTCCGCTTATGATCAA CAATACCCAAACGTTCAGGTGCCATTCAGTACTGTTTTTCCTGGAAGTACAATACCTGATTGGTTCATGCATTATAGTAAGGGGCATGAAGTAGATATAGATGTAGATCCAGATTGGTACGATAGTAGTTTCCTGGGTTTTGCACTTTCTGCTGTTATAGCACCCAAGGATGGGTCCATTACAAGGGGTTGGTCCACCTACTGTAACTTGGATTTACATGATCTTAATTCCGAATCCGAATCCGAATCCAGTTGGGTATGTTCCTTTACTGATGCTCGCACTTGCCAACTTGAAGATACGACAATTAATTCAGATCATCTGTGGCTGGCCTATGTACCATCGTTTTTGGGCTTCAATGATAAGAAATGGAGTCGCATTAAGTTTTCATTTAGTACAGGCAGGAAGTCCTGCATTGTGAAGCATTGGGGAGTTTGTCCATTGTACATTGAAGGTAGCAGTGATGACAACTATAACCGTGATGGCGATTATTCCAGTGGGAGATGCTGCTTGAATGAGGGCCTTGGAGTGCAGACTAGTAATGACAACGACATTGATGATGAGGGGGATGCTTGTGGAAGTGTCCTTGATGATCTACGTGAATGGGGATTAGAAGATATCATAATCAGGAGAAGCCTTGAAGATGACCAACCCAGTGGACAGGTCTATGAAGATGCGAATGGCACACATGCCTGGAACCAAGAAAGGCCTCGGATGCAGCCAAACCCTCTCATAGCACAGACTAGTTATGCCCAGTACACTCATGAAAGGAATCCTGCTAAAAGTGTCCTTGATTATCGCTATGAATCCACATTTGAAGATGGCATAGTCAGGATGAGAAGCCTTCTTGAGGAGTACCCCGGAGTACTTGGTTTCTCTCCTACTGACTCACACTCCTGGGACCAAGCAAGGCTTGGGAGGCAGCCAAACCCTCCCATATCCAACAGTGAGACTGGGTTTTGGATTTGTATCACTATTTTTAGCTTCTTCTTTCTTGCTCACATTTTCCATTCCGCTTCATTTCGGATCTCACCACTTCTCGGCGTGTTACTCTTGCTTTTTATCTTTAGTCGGCTGTAG